A stretch of Gemmatimonas aurantiaca T-27 DNA encodes these proteins:
- a CDS encoding ExbD/TolR family protein: protein MRRGRRSERMGVNGEINVVSLIDVMMLLMVIFMITAPIMQGGVDIALPTADVRPLEPKNGLVVTVDQRGQIFVDETRLSYEEFAGSIKALSEKKGGGGVYLRADEAVPYGRVVQIVAAMRANGITDVGLVAEPEDPR, encoded by the coding sequence ATGCGACGCGGCCGGCGGAGTGAGCGGATGGGCGTCAACGGCGAGATCAACGTGGTCTCGCTCATCGACGTGATGATGCTGCTCATGGTGATCTTCATGATCACGGCGCCCATCATGCAGGGCGGGGTGGACATCGCGTTGCCCACGGCCGATGTACGGCCCCTGGAGCCCAAAAACGGGCTCGTGGTGACGGTCGATCAACGCGGGCAGATTTTTGTCGACGAAACGCGGCTGAGCTACGAAGAGTTCGCGGGCAGCATCAAGGCCCTGTCCGAGAAGAAGGGCGGTGGTGGCGTGTATCTCCGTGCAGATGAAGCGGTGCCCTACGGACGTGTCGTACAGATTGTGGCCGCCATGCGGGCGAACGGCATCACCGACGTCGGACTGGTGGCCGAACCCGAGGATCCGCGGTGA
- a CDS encoding MotA/TolQ/ExbB proton channel family protein, producing MGVMEPMLLQLSTVGGEAPGSSSLISLVITSDPVTKFVLGLLAVLSLASWGIMFAKWRAFSAAEANGRSFVHEFERARGIDDAMLLAQRVKSSAFTAVFSRAVQFLHDTKPALGATSDRTARLSGSQVEALRLVLDAESGKEREELGRFIPWLATVGSVSPLIGLFGTVLGVIEAFEGIATKGSGNIGAVAPGIATALLATAAALAVAIPAAFAYNVFASRLNRFDNSLEGFGSELIALMVREGRI from the coding sequence ATGGGTGTGATGGAACCGATGTTGTTGCAGCTTTCCACCGTGGGTGGCGAAGCGCCGGGCTCGTCCTCGCTCATCTCGTTGGTGATCACCAGCGATCCGGTCACGAAGTTCGTGCTCGGCTTGCTGGCGGTGCTCTCGCTGGCTTCATGGGGCATCATGTTCGCGAAGTGGCGGGCGTTCAGCGCTGCCGAAGCGAATGGGCGCAGTTTTGTGCACGAGTTCGAACGCGCGCGTGGTATCGACGATGCGATGCTGCTGGCGCAGCGCGTGAAGTCGAGCGCATTCACGGCCGTGTTTTCGCGCGCCGTGCAATTTCTGCATGATACCAAGCCGGCATTGGGGGCGACCTCCGACCGTACGGCGCGGTTGTCCGGCTCGCAGGTCGAGGCACTGCGCCTGGTGCTTGATGCCGAGAGTGGAAAGGAGCGCGAAGAACTCGGCCGCTTCATTCCGTGGCTGGCGACGGTGGGCAGTGTGTCACCGCTGATCGGCCTGTTCGGCACCGTGCTGGGTGTCATCGAAGCGTTCGAAGGCATCGCGACGAAAGGCTCCGGCAATATCGGCGCGGTCGCACCTGGTATCGCCACGGCGCTGCTGGCGACGGCGGCAGCGCTGGCGGTCGCTATTCCGGCCGCCTTTGCCTACAACGTGTTTGCCTCGCGGCTCAATCGGTTCGACAACTCGCTCGAAGGTTTCGGCTCTGAGCTGATCGCGCTCATGGTGCGTGAAGGGCGGATCTGA
- a CDS encoding NAD-dependent epimerase/dehydratase family protein: protein MSKTVLVTGGAGFIGSHVADRFVAEGWSVTILDDLSSGREENIPSAARFVRGDITSPEAATLVRDGRFDVMCHLAAQIDVRRSVLDPAYDATRNILGTLNLMEAIRTSGHATRTVFSSTGGALYGDFDPPPSAETFSKDPEAPYGIAKLSVEYYLAYYGRVHGLDTVALRYGNVYGPRQDPHGEAGVVAIFCNRLLDGRPLTVFGDGEQTRDYVYAGDVAAANFAAATGALPPRGRLDARAFNIGTGVETSVNTLAETLRAVSQASAPIEYAPARPGELARSALDTAKAQSVLGWKPAVSVRQGLENTYAFFAARRGGSATS, encoded by the coding sequence ATGTCCAAGACGGTGCTGGTGACGGGTGGGGCCGGCTTTATCGGCTCCCATGTGGCGGACCGCTTTGTGGCGGAAGGTTGGTCGGTGACGATCCTCGACGATCTCTCGAGCGGCCGCGAAGAAAACATCCCCAGTGCCGCTCGGTTTGTGCGCGGCGACATCACCTCTCCCGAAGCGGCCACGCTGGTGCGTGACGGACGATTCGATGTGATGTGCCATCTGGCGGCGCAGATCGACGTGCGTCGTTCGGTGCTCGATCCCGCCTATGATGCCACGCGCAACATCCTCGGGACGCTCAACCTGATGGAAGCGATTCGCACGAGTGGCCATGCCACCCGCACGGTCTTTTCCTCCACCGGCGGCGCGCTCTACGGTGATTTCGATCCGCCGCCGAGTGCAGAGACGTTCTCCAAGGATCCCGAAGCGCCCTATGGGATCGCCAAGCTCTCTGTCGAGTACTACCTCGCGTACTACGGTCGCGTGCATGGGCTCGACACGGTGGCGCTGCGTTATGGCAACGTGTACGGCCCTCGTCAGGACCCTCATGGTGAGGCGGGTGTGGTCGCGATTTTCTGCAATCGGCTGCTCGACGGGCGGCCTCTGACGGTATTCGGCGACGGCGAGCAGACGCGTGACTACGTGTATGCCGGCGACGTGGCCGCGGCCAACTTTGCGGCGGCCACCGGTGCGCTGCCTCCGCGTGGTCGTCTCGACGCGCGGGCCTTCAACATCGGCACCGGTGTGGAAACATCGGTGAACACCCTGGCTGAGACGCTGCGAGCCGTTTCGCAGGCCTCCGCGCCCATCGAGTACGCTCCGGCACGTCCCGGTGAATTGGCGCGCTCTGCCCTCGATACGGCGAAGGCACAGTCCGTACTGGGCTGGAAGCCTGCGGTGTCGGTCCGCCAGGGGCTGGAAAACACGTACGCCTTTTTTGCGGCGCGACGTGGTGGGAGTGCCACGTCGTGA
- a CDS encoding LysM peptidoglycan-binding domain-containing protein, producing MRAAKKAPSTSTLTRTDASGLLFKVAIAIVGTLALLVVWRPTVVHAQGAASASASVSAQTTTHVVKAGETLWSLAARYYGDGHQWRDLARTNKLGTEGAPELRVGMKLTVPSKTVVRGSKAAQVAAAPADSSVPKVALAKAGEGTLPTPPATKPAASASGSLAAQTAGKGNAAPVAASAGAARPVAPPAKSPAADNRPVAGTRAAATVSASTQAAAAAQDTSRLNLSPARGALMGEDRGMVRLGLVTQGEQVAARKTSEALTVFHRDIPDAAEAERRALAIIPPNRPVPRQGEFDAAPFLLSEAQRAASGSIARRRGASEATGHDAYPTRAIRTDEVELGAAGSTPFSVGQRLVAFGESRSADGKTVVAIPSGVLEVTEVEAGRPAVAVVRRQSGRIEGGQRVLPAFGEAAPRSAAQQLDTPDVVTSVRWLERNELLPTLQSYLLLDAGSAKGLKAGDEVALYHRGAGSPAETLTATVRLVRVEGESSTAIILRQYGHQIATGMTARRFAKVP from the coding sequence ATGCGCGCTGCCAAGAAGGCGCCCTCGACGTCCACCCTGACCCGCACAGACGCGTCGGGGCTGTTGTTCAAGGTCGCGATTGCCATTGTGGGCACCTTGGCCCTGCTGGTCGTGTGGCGGCCCACGGTGGTGCACGCGCAGGGCGCCGCGTCAGCCTCGGCGTCTGTATCGGCGCAGACCACCACCCATGTGGTGAAGGCGGGTGAAACGCTGTGGAGTCTCGCCGCACGGTACTATGGCGACGGCCACCAGTGGCGAGATCTTGCCCGAACCAACAAGCTGGGCACTGAAGGTGCGCCAGAATTGCGGGTCGGCATGAAGCTCACCGTCCCGTCCAAGACGGTCGTTCGCGGCAGCAAGGCGGCCCAGGTGGCCGCGGCACCCGCCGACAGCAGCGTCCCCAAGGTCGCTCTCGCCAAGGCGGGAGAAGGCACACTACCCACGCCACCAGCGACCAAGCCTGCCGCCAGCGCGTCGGGCTCGCTGGCCGCGCAAACGGCCGGCAAAGGCAATGCGGCACCCGTCGCGGCCAGTGCCGGGGCGGCCCGTCCGGTCGCACCACCCGCCAAGTCCCCAGCCGCCGACAATCGCCCGGTGGCAGGCACTCGGGCAGCGGCCACGGTGAGCGCCAGCACGCAGGCTGCAGCCGCGGCGCAGGACACCAGCCGCCTGAATCTTTCACCCGCACGCGGTGCGCTCATGGGTGAAGATCGTGGCATGGTCCGACTGGGACTCGTGACCCAGGGCGAACAGGTCGCGGCGCGCAAGACGAGCGAAGCGCTGACGGTGTTCCATCGGGACATTCCGGACGCCGCAGAAGCAGAACGACGCGCACTGGCCATCATCCCGCCCAATCGGCCTGTTCCGCGTCAGGGTGAGTTCGATGCGGCGCCGTTCCTGCTCTCGGAGGCGCAGCGTGCCGCCTCCGGATCCATCGCACGGCGGCGTGGTGCCAGTGAAGCAACGGGACACGACGCCTATCCCACGCGGGCGATTCGCACGGACGAAGTGGAACTTGGGGCGGCCGGTAGCACGCCCTTCTCGGTCGGTCAGCGCCTGGTGGCTTTCGGAGAGTCCCGCTCGGCGGATGGCAAGACGGTCGTGGCCATCCCGTCCGGCGTGCTCGAAGTGACCGAGGTGGAGGCCGGCCGGCCCGCTGTGGCGGTCGTGCGTCGTCAGTCCGGGCGTATCGAAGGTGGGCAGCGTGTGCTTCCCGCGTTTGGTGAAGCGGCCCCGCGCAGCGCCGCCCAACAGCTCGACACACCGGATGTCGTGACCAGCGTGCGCTGGCTCGAGCGGAACGAGTTGTTGCCGACCCTGCAGAGCTACCTGTTGCTCGATGCCGGCAGTGCCAAGGGCCTCAAGGCCGGTGACGAGGTCGCCCTCTATCACCGTGGGGCCGGAAGCCCGGCCGAGACGCTGACGGCGACCGTTCGCCTGGTGCGTGTCGAGGGTGAATCCAGCACCGCCATCATCCTGCGGCAGTACGGGCACCAGATCGCCACGGGCATGACCGCGCGGCGTTTCGCCAAGGTGCCCTGA
- a CDS encoding single-stranded DNA-binding protein — MSRSLNKVILIGNVGGDPEVRTVGTGGRVAQFSLATGRNWTDQSGTKQEKTEWHRCVVWNNSRGSGLADVVEKYVRKGEKIYVEGEIEYRQWQDKDGQTRYTTEIRVRELMLLGGRAGGGAAAGEDYEAAPRRSAPAAARPKAAAAGAAANDDFSDFPGALQDEDDDLPF; from the coding sequence GTGAGTCGCAGCCTGAACAAGGTCATTCTGATCGGCAACGTCGGGGGCGATCCCGAAGTGCGCACGGTCGGCACCGGCGGCCGCGTCGCCCAGTTCTCGCTGGCCACCGGCCGCAACTGGACGGATCAGAGCGGCACCAAGCAGGAAAAGACCGAATGGCATCGGTGTGTGGTCTGGAACAACTCCCGTGGATCGGGGCTTGCCGATGTGGTGGAGAAATACGTCCGCAAGGGTGAGAAGATCTACGTGGAAGGCGAGATCGAATACCGGCAGTGGCAGGACAAGGACGGCCAGACGCGCTACACCACCGAGATCCGGGTGCGTGAGCTGATGCTGCTTGGCGGGCGGGCCGGGGGTGGGGCCGCCGCGGGTGAGGACTACGAGGCCGCGCCGCGCCGGTCGGCGCCGGCTGCGGCTCGGCCCAAGGCGGCGGCCGCTGGCGCGGCGGCCAATGACGACTTCTCGGACTTCCCGGGCGCGTTGCAGGACGAAGACGACGATCTGCCGTTCTGA
- the rimI gene encoding ribosomal protein S18-alanine N-acetyltransferase, with product MSPDDVDVVSGIEARSFSDPWPPNAFTVLLRRAHARLRVAVDAQGSVVGYCALLIALDEREVANICVDPSVRGKGVAGVLLDEALASADETLASAVFLEVRESNTPARRLYAARGFRMVGRRRGYYQHPDEDALVLRRDRPRTSLDTESLMG from the coding sequence ATGTCGCCAGACGACGTGGACGTGGTGTCCGGCATCGAGGCGCGCTCGTTCAGCGATCCCTGGCCACCCAATGCCTTCACCGTGCTTCTGCGGCGGGCCCATGCGCGACTGCGGGTCGCGGTGGATGCGCAGGGGAGCGTGGTAGGCTACTGCGCGTTGCTGATCGCGCTCGACGAGCGTGAGGTGGCGAATATCTGCGTGGACCCGTCGGTACGTGGGAAAGGTGTGGCCGGCGTGCTGCTGGATGAGGCACTGGCGTCGGCCGATGAGACACTGGCGTCGGCCGTGTTCCTCGAGGTTCGGGAGTCCAACACGCCGGCTCGGCGTCTGTATGCCGCCCGCGGATTCCGGATGGTTGGCCGTCGTCGCGGGTACTACCAGCATCCCGACGAGGACGCGCTGGTCCTGCGCCGCGACCGCCCACGCACGTCACTGGATACCGAGAGCTTGATGGGGTAG
- the tsaB gene encoding tRNA (adenosine(37)-N6)-threonylcarbamoyltransferase complex dimerization subunit type 1 TsaB, translated as MSSALDSSAGSAAVPAGSALGGVMLILEASTTAGSVALVEGDRVLAEREVAMGAGQSDGLFPAVQDVLREGGIQPSALSALVCGDGPGSFTSLRIAASLVKGLGYGSGLPLYGVPSMLLAAAALPPSISGDLVLHADALRGERYVLPVHRWPTGRVAAAGPAARIPIGELLAQTQASQRVAVVTSPEELPGVATVVPRAALLPQVDGPWRDRPVDLASWEPQYGRLAEAQVKWEASHGRALPPLLSLPLNAG; from the coding sequence ATGTCCTCCGCATTGGATTCTTCCGCCGGTTCCGCCGCCGTTCCCGCCGGGTCGGCGCTGGGTGGTGTCATGCTCATTCTGGAAGCCTCCACGACAGCCGGCAGCGTGGCGCTGGTGGAGGGGGACCGTGTGCTGGCGGAACGTGAAGTGGCGATGGGGGCAGGGCAGAGTGATGGGTTGTTTCCGGCCGTGCAGGACGTCCTGCGCGAGGGGGGAATCCAACCCTCGGCTTTGAGCGCCCTGGTGTGCGGAGATGGTCCTGGCAGCTTCACGTCGCTCCGGATCGCGGCCTCGCTGGTGAAAGGGCTGGGCTATGGATCCGGTCTGCCGTTGTATGGTGTTCCGAGCATGTTGCTGGCCGCCGCGGCGCTGCCGCCGTCGATCTCCGGCGATCTGGTGCTGCACGCCGACGCCTTGCGTGGGGAGCGGTACGTCTTGCCCGTGCATCGGTGGCCGACGGGGCGGGTAGCAGCGGCGGGACCTGCCGCCCGCATTCCCATCGGCGAATTGCTCGCACAAACGCAGGCGTCGCAGCGTGTGGCGGTGGTGACTTCGCCTGAAGAGCTCCCGGGTGTGGCGACGGTGGTCCCACGGGCTGCGCTGTTACCGCAGGTTGATGGGCCCTGGCGTGATCGGCCGGTGGACTTGGCGTCGTGGGAGCCCCAGTATGGGCGATTGGCGGAGGCGCAGGTGAAGTGGGAAGCGTCGCATGGGCGAGCGCTGCCGCCGTTGTTGTCATTGCCGCTCAACGCCGGATGA
- a CDS encoding HD-GYP domain-containing protein — MSDAVVQPLFPSPGREGATVRLAEVISALTYALDLTEGQRPGHTLRTTLIALRLSEDLGLDAESRAALYYASLLKDSGCSSNAARMSALFGSDDQALKRSMRLVDWHDRWRLAMRTAKSCGIGLDPLSRIKHFLQVARTPSLTREIIQTRCERGAQIAHVLGFPTATGEAILHVDEHWCGLGHPVGLAGNDIPLLSRILLLAQTFEAYWIEHGVRGATEMARARRGTWFDPALVDRLLSWKSDQVWWDRLTDIVHLEQQVIALEPGLTPMVATPERLDRIAFAFAAVIDAKTPYTARHSTNVARYAVRIMGALGADAQTSRDVLRAGLLHDIGKLGVSNRILDKPAKLTDEEFVEVRKHPTWTLEILRHVQAFEHFADAAAQHHERLDGRGYPWRLSGEQVGTMARVLAVSDVYEALTANRPYREGLTVPAVVGIMSRDRGTAFDPHVLDAAIALAEGGVLAELAEVTENGFEALQHHGAPPPAARTVRAA; from the coding sequence ATGTCGGACGCCGTGGTGCAGCCGCTGTTCCCGTCACCTGGTCGTGAGGGCGCCACCGTGCGTCTGGCCGAAGTGATTTCGGCACTCACGTACGCCCTCGACCTCACCGAAGGTCAGCGACCCGGTCACACCCTGCGCACCACGCTCATTGCCTTGCGCTTGAGCGAAGATCTCGGCCTCGATGCGGAATCGCGTGCGGCCCTGTACTACGCCTCGCTGCTGAAAGACTCCGGTTGCTCCAGCAATGCGGCACGCATGTCGGCACTGTTCGGCAGTGACGATCAGGCACTCAAGCGCAGCATGCGACTCGTCGATTGGCATGATCGCTGGCGTCTGGCCATGCGTACTGCCAAGAGTTGCGGTATCGGTCTCGATCCGCTCTCGCGCATCAAACATTTCCTGCAGGTCGCGCGCACACCGTCGCTGACGCGGGAGATCATCCAGACGCGGTGCGAACGCGGGGCACAGATCGCGCATGTGCTCGGGTTCCCCACCGCTACGGGTGAGGCGATCCTGCATGTCGACGAACACTGGTGCGGATTGGGGCATCCGGTGGGACTGGCCGGGAACGACATTCCGCTGCTCTCCCGCATCCTGCTGCTCGCGCAGACCTTCGAGGCGTATTGGATCGAGCACGGTGTGCGTGGCGCCACCGAGATGGCACGGGCACGTCGAGGAACCTGGTTCGATCCCGCACTCGTCGATCGCCTGCTGTCGTGGAAGTCCGACCAGGTCTGGTGGGATCGTCTGACCGACATCGTGCATCTGGAGCAACAGGTGATCGCGCTCGAACCTGGTCTCACCCCGATGGTGGCCACGCCAGAACGTCTCGATCGCATCGCCTTCGCCTTTGCGGCGGTCATCGATGCCAAGACGCCGTACACCGCACGGCATTCAACCAATGTGGCGCGGTATGCGGTCCGTATCATGGGCGCGCTGGGCGCTGATGCACAGACCAGTCGCGATGTATTGCGTGCGGGATTGTTGCACGACATCGGCAAGCTCGGTGTGTCCAATCGCATTCTCGACAAACCGGCGAAACTGACCGACGAAGAATTCGTGGAAGTGCGCAAGCACCCCACCTGGACCCTCGAAATTCTTCGCCACGTACAGGCGTTCGAACATTTTGCCGATGCCGCCGCGCAGCATCACGAGCGGTTGGACGGTCGTGGATATCCATGGCGCCTCTCCGGCGAGCAGGTGGGGACCATGGCGCGCGTGCTGGCCGTCTCCGACGTGTACGAAGCGCTGACGGCCAATCGTCCGTATCGGGAAGGGCTCACCGTGCCAGCAGTGGTCGGCATCATGTCCCGTGACCGTGGGACCGCCTTCGATCCACACGTGCTGGATGCGGCCATTGCCCTGGCCGAAGGTGGCGTGCTGGCCGAGTTGGCTGAAGTGACCGAGAACGGCTTCGAAGCCCTGCAACACCACGGCGCGCCGCCGCCAGCCGCGAGGACGGTTCGCGCCGCCTGA
- the tsaE gene encoding tRNA (adenosine(37)-N6)-threonylcarbamoyltransferase complex ATPase subunit type 1 TsaE has translation MVAETLAHLLGRGAPRNPDRDSLDAWGKALGAVLPRPTVITLEGDLGTGKTTLARALCAGLGVLALDAVTSPTFSLVQQYAAPRGPIVHVDLYRLKGPSDLEALGWDELVDQSPVLLVEWPDRAAKMLPSDTIGISLAHDPDHPGRRLLKVHAPRGGVR, from the coding sequence GTGGTCGCTGAAACGCTGGCCCATCTCCTCGGGCGTGGGGCACCGCGCAATCCCGATCGTGATTCGCTCGACGCCTGGGGCAAGGCCCTCGGCGCCGTGTTGCCACGTCCAACGGTGATCACGCTCGAGGGCGATCTGGGAACCGGCAAGACCACGCTCGCCCGTGCCCTGTGCGCCGGGCTTGGCGTATTGGCGCTCGATGCCGTCACCAGTCCGACCTTCTCCCTGGTACAACAGTATGCGGCACCACGTGGGCCCATTGTGCACGTCGATTTGTATCGCCTGAAAGGGCCGTCCGATCTCGAGGCACTGGGATGGGATGAGCTGGTCGATCAGTCGCCGGTCCTGCTGGTGGAGTGGCCCGATCGCGCAGCGAAGATGCTGCCCTCCGACACCATCGGCATCTCGTTGGCACACGACCCCGATCACCCTGGTCGACGCCTCCTCAAGGTGCATGCGCCGAGGGGTGGCGTGCGGTAG
- the uvrB gene encoding excinuclease ABC subunit UvrB yields MTAPFRLHAPFAPAGDQPRAITELSSGLHRGDRIQTLLGVTGSGKTMTMANVIADWGRPTLVLSHNKTLAAQLYGELKSFFPNNAVEYFISYYDYYQPEAYVPSSDTYIEKDASINEDIDRLRLRATSSLMERDDVVIVSTVSAIYGLGDPVQYRERMVALSRGQQIARDDILRALVGIQYLRNDVAFERGTFRVRGDTVEILPAYEEQAVRIELWGDEIERISKIDPVTGETIAALERMAIYPAKHFITNRPTIERASMAIRDELATRLAELRMAGKLLEAQRLEQRTQFDLEMLMEIGTCAGIENYSRHISGREAGERPACLLDYFPDDYLVVVDESHVTLPQIRAMYNGDRARKLTLVDYGFRLPSALDNRPLVFDEFMSLVPRLVNVSATPGELELQLSEGVVVEQVIRPTGLLDPVLEVRPVKGQVDDLLHEIRARERRGERVLVTTLTKRMSEDLTDYLQQMGVRVRYMHSDIDAIERMEIVRGLRLGEFDVLVGINLLREGLDMPEVSLVAILDADQEGFLRSDRSLIQTIGRAARNLHGMAILYGDRITGSMQRAIDETTRRRTIQREHNEAHGIVPRGVTKSVDEVRFITRVADARVEREGEAPAPRRLASESAPRSREELETLVGELEIAMREAAVALDFEAAARLRDQLFEVRTALGQAPSEARGNAQAPKRPPGSAPQRRAGGGRRGR; encoded by the coding sequence ATGTCATCGCCGACTGGGGGCGTCCCACGCTCGTCCTGTCGCACAACAAGACGCTGGCCGCGCAGTTGTACGGGGAACTCAAGTCGTTTTTCCCGAACAACGCCGTTGAGTACTTCATCTCGTACTACGACTACTATCAGCCCGAGGCGTATGTCCCCTCGAGCGATACGTACATCGAGAAGGACGCCAGCATCAACGAGGACATCGACCGGCTGCGACTGCGCGCGACCTCGTCATTGATGGAGCGCGACGATGTCGTGATCGTTTCCACGGTGTCGGCCATCTACGGTCTCGGTGATCCGGTGCAGTACCGCGAGCGCATGGTGGCGCTGTCGCGCGGACAGCAGATCGCCCGGGACGACATCCTGCGGGCCCTGGTCGGCATTCAGTATCTGCGCAACGACGTGGCTTTCGAGCGGGGCACGTTTCGGGTGCGTGGAGACACGGTGGAGATCCTGCCGGCCTACGAGGAGCAGGCAGTGCGTATCGAGTTGTGGGGCGATGAGATCGAGCGCATCTCGAAAATCGATCCGGTCACCGGTGAGACGATTGCGGCCCTGGAGCGCATGGCCATCTACCCGGCCAAACACTTCATCACGAACCGTCCCACCATCGAGCGCGCGTCGATGGCCATTCGCGACGAGCTGGCGACACGGCTGGCCGAACTGCGCATGGCCGGCAAGTTGCTGGAGGCGCAGCGTCTCGAGCAGCGCACGCAATTCGATCTCGAGATGCTGATGGAAATCGGCACCTGTGCCGGCATCGAGAACTATTCGCGACATATCAGTGGACGCGAAGCGGGTGAACGCCCGGCCTGTCTGCTCGACTATTTCCCCGATGACTATCTCGTGGTGGTCGACGAGTCCCACGTCACGTTGCCGCAGATCCGCGCCATGTACAACGGCGATCGGGCACGAAAGCTCACGCTGGTGGACTATGGATTTCGGTTGCCCAGCGCGTTGGACAACCGACCGTTGGTGTTCGACGAATTCATGTCGTTGGTGCCGCGCCTCGTGAACGTATCGGCCACTCCGGGCGAACTGGAATTGCAGTTGTCCGAAGGCGTGGTGGTGGAGCAGGTGATTCGACCCACGGGGCTGCTCGATCCGGTGCTCGAAGTGCGCCCGGTGAAGGGGCAGGTGGACGATCTGTTGCACGAGATCCGGGCACGGGAGCGACGCGGCGAGCGGGTGCTGGTCACCACGCTCACCAAGCGCATGTCGGAAGATCTCACCGACTACCTGCAGCAGATGGGAGTGCGGGTGCGCTACATGCACTCCGATATCGACGCCATCGAGCGCATGGAAATCGTGCGCGGCCTGCGGCTCGGGGAATTCGATGTGTTGGTGGGTATCAACCTGCTGCGCGAAGGGCTCGACATGCCCGAGGTGTCGCTGGTGGCGATTCTCGACGCCGACCAGGAAGGGTTTTTGCGCAGTGATCGTTCACTCATTCAGACCATTGGGCGTGCCGCGCGCAATCTGCATGGCATGGCCATTCTGTACGGAGATCGGATCACCGGTTCGATGCAACGCGCCATCGACGAAACCACGCGGCGGCGCACGATTCAGCGGGAGCACAACGAGGCGCATGGCATCGTGCCTCGTGGTGTCACCAAGAGCGTTGATGAAGTCCGTTTCATCACGCGTGTGGCGGATGCCCGTGTGGAGCGTGAGGGCGAAGCACCGGCGCCTCGTCGTCTGGCGAGCGAATCGGCACCACGCAGCCGTGAAGAGTTGGAGACACTGGTCGGCGAACTCGAGATCGCCATGCGGGAAGCGGCGGTGGCGCTGGACTTCGAGGCGGCGGCCCGTCTGCGTGACCAACTGTTCGAAGTGCGTACTGCACTGGGCCAGGCCCCGTCCGAAGCACGTGGCAACGCACAGGCTCCCAAGCGGCCGCCCGGCAGTGCGCCCCAGCGACGCGCTGGGGGAGGACGTCGTGGTCGCTGA